Within the Xiphophorus couchianus chromosome 17, X_couchianus-1.0, whole genome shotgun sequence genome, the region TATGCATATTGAACAGTTTTGAACTGTATACTTTATAATTATTGAATACAAAAACTACGGTATACATTGCTAGAAAAATTACGGTATGTTTCTGTAATTGTCACaacagtttgcatttttaacagcTACTAACTATATTAAAGATGAGTGcaaaaactacagtatgtactactagaaaaattacagcatatTACTGTTAAAAGTAttacaagactttttttaacagcagggcaatgtaaattttctgataacccccccccccagtaaaaatgacattttttcctaattatCTTATTTACGGTAATTACTTGTTAAAGAAACAGTCTAAAACTGATTTCCAATTTACGGTTTTAAATTTTCATGgtttactttatttaactgtaaaatttaCGGATATTTTTGACAGTGTAGGAAGTATGGTTTTATTTTCGTCTGAAAtaacactttgtcttttctagctgtcatggtaactcaaagcggaaaaaaagagccgcatttgcgcatgcggttgtgacgtcagcgcggcaggtgcaaagagcccactgtaataaacaaagatgattttctttttgttcctctACCGCCCTCTTGTGGTCGCAGCTGATAATGATCCATCTAGCACGCAAATGCTAAGATGACGTTCGGCGTCCAAACAACAATGAGAAGAATCATGGATGAAAAAGCCAAATTTCAgcacaaattttaaacattattcaaTACACAACTTGTTGTTTCTATATTCTGTTTcacatctttcagaaagtaaccGATAATAATAACTAAATGTCTATAATACTTGTGGTTTTCTTTACATAAGttctaaacaaatcaaatcataaAAACGCTGATGACCGCTGACCGCTTCTGTACTCAGAAGCTGAGTTGATGCTTCCGAGTACGATTCGCATATTTAAAAGCGAATCGTGTCCAATTTCCAGCACCGGGCTCACTTATAGAAGTGAGGATTTTTCTGttctaatttgaaaatgaaatgagaaaagaactgggaacaaaaacaagataagaaaaaaaacccagaaggtGCAACAAACCTTCAGCAGCCTCATCTTGTTTATGTCAGCTAATGACGTCATCATTTACAATAACAAATAGCCCATAAAAGCATCACTTGGACCCAGAGTCTACCTGACTTTTGTCAATTGAGCTGTTCTACATTAAACCCACAGTCCATTTCTTATTCTGTATACCATCTGAGGCCCGATTGTTATCCTGACCGTATGGGTCCGATTTGAAgtgatgttatttattatttagcgtTTGGTGAAATATGCATTTTCATATCAGTCAGGTAATTATAAACCCCGTATTGTTAACTATTACATCATAAATATACCATATATGATGCAGTTTTTTcctatttctctctttaatGACACACTTCCACCCCTCCTAGATGAATTAGATGAATCGGTTCATTTCTACAGCAGGTAGAGATAAGACAGAACCAGCAGGACACTGACCAGCCAATCGGATGTTCTCCTGACTGAGAAAGTGGGATAATATCTCATCTCTGCGGTAAGTTGGGTTTTTAAAGCTCTTCGTAGCCTCTTAAAACATCCTgatgaaaaatgaatcaaacctACTTTAGACAACTGAGAATCAACAACCAGACAGTCAAGACATAATATGTTAGATATcactgttttaaatttgttttaaatttaggtgggtttccttttttttaaaagaaaaaaaggaaaactagaaagaaaatgtatttataataaagCAGATGTTGAGTTTCTCtaataaatgaaacctggacTCTGAAAACACTGATATAAAggtctaataaaaacacaagatatttattaagttttattGTTACAGGAgcaatgaagaaatattttagtaaacaattatatggtttcatttcaaaggttaagttttaatgttttaaaactttcctCTGACAACTCCTgatagttttttatgttttctaaactcTAAGTGTTTAGAAACGCTAACATGTTGTACATATGTGTAACTACTGTATGTAGTTGTAAATAATTGTCTCAGAGCTGAATCctctttggttctgattggtccatTCAGAGAGAAACCAGCCGCTGAGCTGCAGTAGCGTCGAGGTCCAGTTCTCCCAGTGCAGTAGTTCAAtcagccactagagggcgccGGACGACTCCAGCTCCTCGTGGTTCTTCTTCAGCtgattttctgcaggttttctgcttTCTTGGGTTGATAAACAGGAAGTCTGAGGATGGCAGCTTCACCTTcatcgtcctcctcttcctcagctgcaGCATCAGTGATCCTAGAGGTCCAGTTCATCTCCTGCTGATGCTTCCAGTTCTTCtgggtttctgctgctcagCTTCTGATCTGCTTCACTGACAGCTTCAACTTTTCTGTCTGGACCAACAGATGATTGATTTGCTGCTGGAAACGGTGATGGTGCAGCAgatcctgcagggggcgctctgGGGCCTCAGTGTTCAGGTCGGTTACAGTCACATCTCCCAGACTCCTGAAACTATTGGTTCCTTCCTGAAATGATTTCCTGCAATAAAATGTTGGCTGGCAATGACCTGAACACTGagcaaaacctgaaaaagttcaaatctgACCTACAGTTTTACAGCTCAACTCATGACAATAAAGGTGTTTGTTGTCACCTGAAAGGGGGAGGAGCCTAAGGTGTTGGTGGTTTCAAACAGACCTGGAGCTCAGGGTCTGAAGAGAGCAGCGCTGGCCGGCATCCAGACCAGGGTAGGTTAGGATTCATCCTAATTAATGTGAAGTTTTACtcatctctgtttttgtcttccaaCAGGTTGTGGATCACAAGCTGTATGGCAGCAGAGCTGAGTTTGATGCCACCATTGACCTTCTCCTTAAAGAGTTTGGAGTGGAACTGGTCTGCCTTGCTGGTTTCATGAGGATCCTGACTGGGATCTTTGTGAAAAAATGGCATGGTAAAAGTCTGTTCATGTGtaaagttttattgtgtttaaaaataaaatgtatttttgtgctggttttttcttttgtacccaagtaactgtaactttaacTTTAGGGAGGCTCCTCAACATTCATCCCTCCCTGCTGCCTTCATTCAAAGGGGTCAATGCCCAGCAACAGGCTCTCCAGGCCAGAGTGCTGATAACTGGGTGCACCGTCCACTTTGTAGCTGTAAGTGTTGCGCTAACACATATAAAGCTCATCAAATAAATCCACACAATAAAAGTTCTTCTGTTCTTCTAGGAAGAGGTTGATGCAGGCGCCGTCGTGGTCCAGGAAGCCGTTCCGGTGTTGGTTGGAGACACAGAGGAAAGTCTGTCAGCCAGAATCAGGGAGGCTGAGCACAAAGCGTTCCCTAAAGCTCTGGAGCTGGTGGCCAGTGGAGCGGTGCAACTGGGACCAGATGGAAACATAGTCTGGAAGCAAGAGCGTTGAAATGTCTCTACTAATGCATGTCTGACTAATGATCAGAAACCATAGTTTACAATAAAGTACATCACTGTCAATTGTACTCCTTACATTTAGGACTCTTACCCGTCACCTCTGCTGGTTTCTATGGAAACGCAGGACCGACAACCTCTCATTCCCAGCTCTGGTTGACAGGCGGGTCTCTCCTTCCAGCCCAAACTGGCTCATTAAACTGATAATCTCCTCTGTGGGGAAACAAAGCCTTTAGTTTCTCATTAGGATTAGTTTTTGCATCATAAGCTATTCTACTGACCTGGCTTGTTCTCGGCGATGGTGACGAGGTAAAACAGGCCTTTACTGGAGAGCAGCTGAGGAACCAGAGGGAGGAACCTGTCGGTGACCCGTCTGCCTCGCTCTCCTCCGGCCCACGCCGCCTCTACACCTCTGCTGCCCACCTGAACGGTTCAACAGGTCATTAGATACTCATCTAAGAATTTATCTATCTAGCTACATACATACATACCTCTTCTGATGGAGTGACCACATATGGAGGATTGAAGAGGACGACGTCCACCTTCCCACTAAGCCTTGGCAAAAGACTCTGCACCTGCAAAACAGAGATCATGTTACTATTTCAAACATTACTAATTGCTTCCTTGGACTTACAATGACACTGTGTAACTCTTTCCTTCATAATGCTTTGCTTAAGTCacactttcattaaaaaacatatgcATAAACTTCTGGAACTTTTCTCCGTGATCTGTACCAGGTCTGTGATGACGGGCTGCAGGGCGACCCGGTTACAGCAGGCGGTTCTGGCTGTGcactgagctgcagctggattCACGTCGGTGCAGCTGCAAGTCACAAATAACATTAGAGGAGAGCTGGTTTGACTTTACTGTCATCATGCAGCACTGCTTACTTTTTTAGTGAGTTTCTAAATTGCAcatcttcagtttttgtaatgACGTTCTTTTCTGAAGCAAACCATCATACTATGTCATTCTTTATCTGCATTAAGAACATGGCACTGTCTCTTCAATGATTCCTATCAAAGTAGGcttcatttcacaaaataatctCCATGTTCTTAAAGAGCAGATTATGCTCTAACATACTTTAGTGTTACAAGATTAATACGTAGCTCTTCCTGAAACCTTTTCTGGTTATTCTTACTCTATTTgaagaatttctttttatttactacATGTATTGATAACAGAGTGAAGTGAGGTGAAGGAAGCAGTAACTTTAACTCCATCTCTTTTACTCATTTGGAGTATAGAGGCCCACAGAAAGAGCTGAGACCACATTTGACTTTGAAACATACTTTAAGGTAGAtcaatgacaaaataatatatttacacCATGGCCTAAACAACTCTATATACAGAATCCTGATGACTCTCAAGAGGGAGGAGTTTGTCTGCTATCCCCAGGCTTTGTGTTAATTGTTGCCTGCCACCATAGAGCTACTACTGACAGTGAGAGGGAAGCTGTGAGGTGACATGAAACATCTCTGGACCAAGTCTATTGAGTCTTAATGTGTGGTAAATTCACtacatatttatgtatgtaaaaGACACACTCTACTGTGATGACACTACACTTTTATATAATAAtagataaaaacacacatacatagACTGCTCTAATCCTAAATACACAGAGAATCAGTTGTGTCATTCATAGTGAATGTAGCGCTGTGGCTACATATATTAACATTAACTACCTACATTCATATTATTATGTTCTTCAGTATTTGCCAATAAACACCACTCATTATTtcacaagctggactcgaacacaggattcatgtgtccgaagcacagacactatccattgtgccaaccaagcgactgaaaactgatcgattcaaacttgtacaagtaccactaagtagattttgcttacaaaattatgataaaatgtcacaagctggaatcgaacacaggattcatgtgtccaaagcacagtcactatccattgtgccaaccaagcaactgaaaactgatcgattcaaacttgtacaagtaccactaagcagattttgcttacagaATTATGATAATATGtcacaagctggactcgaacacaggattcatgtgtccaaaggaCAGACACTATCCTTTGTGCCAacaaagcaactgaaaactgatcgattcaaatttgtacaactaccactaagcagactttgttaacaaaattattataacaggtcacaagctggactcgaacacaggattcatgtgtcgattcaaacttgtacaagtaccactaagtagattttgcttacaaaattatgataacaggtcacaagctggaatcgaacacaggattaatgtgtccaaagcacagtcactatccattgtg harbors:
- the LOC114161269 gene encoding methyltransferase N6AMT1-like, giving the protein MLFVTCSCTDVNPAAAQCTARTACCNRVALQPVITDLVQSLLPRLSGKVDVVLFNPPYVVTPSEEVGSRGVEAAWAGGERGRRVTDRFLPLVPQLLSSKGLFYLVTIAENKPEEIISLMSQFGLEGETRLSTRAGNERLSVLRFHRNQQR
- the LOC114161270 gene encoding trifunctional purine biosynthetic protein adenosine-3-like — its product is MRILTGIFVKKWHGRLLNIHPSLLPSFKGVNAQQQALQARVLITGCTVHFVAEEVDAGAVVVQEAVPVLVGDTEESLSARIREAEHKAFPKALELVASGAVQLGPDGNIVWKQER